A single genomic interval of Hevea brasiliensis isolate MT/VB/25A 57/8 chromosome 4, ASM3005281v1, whole genome shotgun sequence harbors:
- the LOC131179471 gene encoding uncharacterized protein LOC131179471, which translates to MEERLRFRKKGQLSPRFIGPYEVIKRVGTIVYRLALLPELDKIHNVFYVSMLRRYRSDLSHVISAEKIVMHLDLIYEEEPVRILAREIKELRNKQIPIVKVLWRHHNMEEATWENEEMMR; encoded by the coding sequence atggaagaaaggcTAAGATTTAGGAAGAAGGgtcagttaagccctaggtttatcggTCCATACGAAGTAATTAAACGTGTGGGTACGATagtctataggctagctttactaccagagctggataagattcaTAATGTATTCTATGTTTCGATGctaaggagatacagatcagatctctCACATGTTATATCAGCAGAGAAGATTGTTATGCACCTGGATCTGATATATGAGGAAGAACCAGTAAGGATCTTAGCTCGGGAGATCaaggaattgaggaacaagcagattccaataGTGAAGGTGCTCTGGAGACACCATAACATGGAGGAAGCTACCTGGGAAAACGAAGAGATGATGAGGTAG